The following are from one region of the Salvia hispanica cultivar TCC Black 2014 chromosome 1, UniMelb_Shisp_WGS_1.0, whole genome shotgun sequence genome:
- the LOC125190105 gene encoding cytochrome P450 71A6-like produces the protein MDKFRESVLQVHKDRNMRYDDGGGLDFMDILLDFERENASLTPIEDDTIKAIVLDMFGAGTDTTFAVIEWTMAELIRNPEAMKTLQNEVREVAGSKNEIDEQDLERMPYLKAVMKESLRLHPPNP, from the exons ATGGATAAGTTTCGGGAATCTGTGCTTCAAGTACATAAGGATAGAAACATGAGATATGATGATGGTGGTGGGCTGGATTTTATGGACATATTGCTtgattttgagagagagaatgcaAGTCTCACCCCTATTGAAGATGACACTATCAAAGCTATCGTTTTG GATATGTTTGGTGCTGGAACTGATACTACATTTGCAGTTATTGAGTGGACGATGGCGGAGCTCATACGAAATCCAGAAGCCATGAAAACTTTGCAAAATGAAGTGAGAGAAGTAGCTGGAAGTAAGAATGAAATTGATGAGCAAGACTTGGAGAGAATGCCTTATCTGAAAGCAGTGATGAAGGAGAGTCTAAGGTTGCATCCGCCGAACCCATGA
- the LOC125190115 gene encoding leucine-rich repeat extensin-like protein 3, which yields MAKVNLPSWSSEISQAYEGLQLTSTAATWENILARLARIESRLLEHERRVAATLPPLQPEPDPPDQTQRYTSAQPPYPPYQPPYQPDRYPPHNNPWSLPDVVDVSTNSAPPTPPVPIPESYHRYIQPAAATVWQPPHLRSPYSWADMPPQHIQYSGPAYAASTIAPTTTTQGRSCQKYPVDVQQPLIRPTSPYCSKLTPLAVTTVLIPPPPPLTHGSSTAQLLAVAPPPPSPAFFLPCSPDRIHTLSIIPADAAPSQVDDSQQPSLLHLPRSMKEHRPKTCEVQVQESDGVNIHYKGMLTDGTIFNPTFERGDPIDIKFGSGQVIKRWLLVLGMCLGEKRKLKIPSECNFGEHVFDPGGSLVVASWFSP from the coding sequence ATGGCTAAAGTCAATCTTCCTTCATGGTCTTCGGAGATATCGCAAGCATATGAAGGCTTGCAATTGACTTCAACAGCAGCAACATGGGAGAATATTCTCGCTAGGTTGGCCAGAATCGAGTCCCGATTGCTTGAGCATGAGCGCAGGGTAGCAGCAACGCTCCCTCCGTTGCAACCCGAACCTGATCCACCCGACCAAACCCAGCGGTACACCTCAGCACAGCCACCTTACCCGCCCTACCAGCCACCATATCAGCCTGACAGATATCCGCCACATAACAACCCTTGGAGCTTGCCTGACGTTGTTGATGTTTCAACCAATTCAGCACCGCCGACGCCGCCTGTGCCGATTCCGGAGTCATACCACCGTTATATCCAACCTGCTGCAGCTACTGTCTGGCAACCACCACATCTTCGTTCACCATATTCTTGGGCCGATATGCCACCACAACACATCCAGTACTCAGGCCCGGCATATGCAGCCTCGACAATTGCCCCGACAACGACAACTCAAGGTCGTTCCTGCCAAAAATATCCCGTTGATGTGCAGCAACCGCTGATCCGTCCTACAAGTCCCTACTGCTCGAAACTCACGCCGTTGGCCGTCACTACTGTCCTGAtaccaccaccgccaccgctGACTCACGGCTCTTCAACAGCGCAGCTGCTGGCTGTTGCCCCGCCGCCACCATCACCTGCTTTCTTCTTGCCGTGTAGCCCCGATAGGATTCATACCCTATCAATCATTCCCGCAGATGCTGCCCCATCTCAGGTAGACGATTCCCAACAGCCCTCGCTCCTCCATCTCCCGCGCTCAATGAAAGAGCACAGGCCTAAGACTTGTGAAGTTCAGGTTCAAGAAAGTGACGGTGTTAACATACACTACAAGGGAATGCTTACTGATGGAACAATTTTCAATCCCACTTTTGAACGGGGGGATCCAATTGATATCAAATTTGGTAGTGGACAAGTAATCAAACGATGGCTACTAGTATTGGGGATGTGCTTGGGTGAGAAAAGAAAGTTGAAAATCCCTTCCGAATGCAATTTTGGCGAGCATGTGTTTGATCCTGGAGGATCCCTCGTCGTTGCTTCGTGGTTttcaccttga